Part of the Candidatus Methylomirabilis tolerans genome is shown below.
CGATGCCCACAGGACGATCTCTTCTGCCAGACGAGACAGGTGCGCCATGAGGAGCGCGAAGGCGAACAGCGGCTCGATGACGAAATCGCGGTCCGACACCGCATCCAGCGAGTTGGCCGACAGCTCCCGGAACCGAAGCTCCCTGGCGACGAAGCGGCGATCGATCGGAAGGCCGACCCCAGCCAGAGCGCCTGAGCCGAGCGGAAGCACCTCTACTCTGCAAAGCGCATCGTGAAGCCTGGCGCGATCTCGCTCCAGCATCTCGACATAGGCCATCAGGTGGTGTGCCAAAAGGACCGGCTGAGCCCGCTGCATGTGGGTGTAGCCCGGCATGATCAGGTCAAGATGGGCTTCGGCTTGGGCGATCAGGGCCCGCTCAAGCCCTGCGATCAGTCGGCGAACCTCTCCGATCTCGTCTCGCACATAGAGCCGCAGGTCGAGGGCAACCTGGTCATTTCGGCTCCGGCCAGTGTGGAGCTTCGCACCGGCCTCTCCCGTTTTCTTGATGAGCCGGGCCTCGATCGCCATATGAATGTCTTCCAACGAAGGGTCAAAACGAAACTCTCCGCGCTCGATCTCGTCCCCGATCTCCCCAAGCCCCGCCACGATCTTGTCCGCCTCAGCCTTTGTCAGCAGGCCGCACTTCGCCAGCATCCGCGCATGCGCAACACTGCCGGCAATATCGTACTTGTAGAGGCGACGGTCAAAGTGGATAGAGGCGGTGTACGCTTCCACTGCCGGATCGGTCGCCTGCTTGAATCGTCCGCCCCACGGCTTTCGAGTCTTGGATCCGGATTTCATCGTTTCGACCGTTTCCCCTTCGGTCCCCGCACCTTAAATCCCCCCGTACCCCCCTTTTGTAAAGGGGGGGTGGGAGGATTTTTGCGTTGTTTTCTCAAGGCGCGAATACGCAGCCGCAGCGCGTTCAGGCGGATAAACCCCTCGGCGTCAGACTGCCGATACACCTGATCTTCCTCAAATGTCGCGAAGGCCGGATCGTACAGCGAAACGGCCGACTTGCGCCCCACAACCTCACAATTGCCTTTGTACAGCTTGACCCGAGCCGTACCGGTCACCCCCTGCTGCGACGCCTCGATCGTCTGCATCAGCAGTTCCATTTCAGGAGAGAACCAATAGCCGTAGTAGACCAACTCCGAGAAGCGGGGGATGAGGGAGTCACGCAGGTGCATCACCTCGCGGTCCATCGTGAGCGATTCTACGGCGCGGTGGGCGGCCTGCAGGATGGTTCCCCCCGGCGTCTCGTACACCCCCCGCGACTTCATCCCAACGTAGCGGTTTTCGACGATATCGACTCGGCCGATTCCGTGTTCGCCACCGATCTTGTTCAAGCGCTGAAGCAGCCTGGCGGGCGAGAGGCGCTTGTCGTCCAGTGCAACAGGCTGACCATCCTGAAACTCCACCTCGACATAGGTCGCGCGATCCGGCGCCTTCTCCGGCGAGACACTCAAGACAAACATCTCTTCAGGCGGCTCCTGCCAGGGGTCTTCCAGCACCCCGCCCTCGAAACTGATGTGAAACAGGTTACGGTCAGTACTATACGGCCGCGCTTTCGTAATCGGCACCGGGATGTCGTGCCTCCTCGCATAGGCAATAAGATCGGACCGCGACTTAAGGCGCCACTCGCGCCATGGCGCGATGACCCGGATATGCGGATCGATAGCATAACAGGAGAGCTCGAAACGGACCTGATCGTTCCCTTTACCGGTCGCGCCATGCGCCACCGCGTCCGCGCCCTCTTTTCTCGCAACCGTCATCTGATGCTTCGCAATCAGCGGCCTCGCCATCGAGGTACCGAGTAGATAGCGCCCCTCATAGAGGGCATTTGCCTTCACGCAGGGAAAGACGAAGT
Proteins encoded:
- the argH gene encoding argininosuccinate lyase, giving the protein MKSGSKTRKPWGGRFKQATDPAVEAYTASIHFDRRLYKYDIAGSVAHARMLAKCGLLTKAEADKIVAGLGEIGDEIERGEFRFDPSLEDIHMAIEARLIKKTGEAGAKLHTGRSRNDQVALDLRLYVRDEIGEVRRLIAGLERALIAQAEAHLDLIMPGYTHMQRAQPVLLAHHLMAYVEMLERDRARLHDALCRVEVLPLGSGALAGVGLPIDRRFVARELRFRELSANSLDAVSDRDFVIEPLFAFALLMAHLSRLAEEIVLWASAEFGFIELPDAFATGSSMMPQKKNPDVAELARGKTGRVYGDLVALLTVVKGLPLSYNRDLQEDKEPLFDSAESVKATLLVMASLVSTLTFCADRMREATEDGFLNATDLADYLVRKGMPFRQAHEVVGLLVRRALAMRCRIEELSLDELQAASPLFKQDVFTYIALEACIERRTATGGTATGAVKKAIKAAKVKLRSR